From Coffea arabica cultivar ET-39 chromosome 2e, Coffea Arabica ET-39 HiFi, whole genome shotgun sequence, the proteins below share one genomic window:
- the LOC113732542 gene encoding uncharacterized protein isoform X2, whose translation MELEATFRVSGINCQAAPYYNPICNYGTLNLRFPYHHRLPHLSNASFYTLSNRYCKASAKESSTEAVEKGRKMSGDDSHDLELVSLTALCPLDGRYWAKVKELAAYVGEYGLIRFRVLVEVKWLSKLSQIPEIPEVPRFSKDAETYLQGLIDGFSLDDAMEVKKIEKVTNHDVKAVEYFLKQRCQSHPEIGKVLEFFHFACTSEDINNLAHALMLKEALFMVILPAMDEVISAISDIAIENAHVPMLSRTHGQPASPTTLGKEMAIFAFRLSQEKQDISKIKILGKFAGAVGNYNAHLVAYPDINWPQVAEEFVASLGIDFNPYVPQIEPHDYMAKLFHSIIQFNNILVDFDRDIWGYFSLGYFKQITKAGEIGSSTMPHKVNPIDFENSEGNLGVANGDLSHLSMKLPISRWQRDLTDSTVLRNMGVGLGHSLLAYKNTLTGIGKLQLTIGGL comes from the exons ATGGAACTGGAGGCTACTTTTAGGGTATCTGGTATCAATTGCCAGGCGGCGCCATATTACAATCCAATCTGCAATTATGGAACCTTAAACCTCCGTTTTCCCTACCATCACCGTCTTCCTCACCTCTCAAATGCTTCGTTTTACACTCTCAGTAACCGCTACTGCAAAGCCAGTGCAAAAGAGAGCAGTACTGAAGCTGTAGAAAAA ggAAGGAAGATGTCTGGTGATGATTCACATGATTTGGAGCTCGTAAGCTTAACGGCTTTGTGTCCTCTTGATGGTCGTTATTGGGCAAAGGTCAAGGAGCTAGCTGCTTATGTGGGCGAATATGGTTTAATTCGCTTTCGGGTTTTAGTTGAG gtGAAATGGTTGTcaaaactttctcaaattcctgaAATTCCTGAGGTTCCAAGATTCTCTAAAGATGCTGAGACTTATCTGCAAGGCTTGATTGATGGATTTAGCTTAGATGATGCCATGGAagtcaagaaaattgagaaagtgaCTAACCATGATGTCAAGGCAGTGGAATACTTTTTGAAGCAAAGGTGCCAGTCACACCCAGAGATAGGAAAG GTGCTCGAGTTTTTCCACTTTGCCTGTACATCTgaagacattaacaatcttgcTCATGCACTTATGCTGAAAGAAGCTCTTTTTATGGTGATATTACCTGCTATGGATGAAGTGATTTCAGCCATAAGTGACATCGCTATAGAAAATGCTCACGTTCCTATGCTTTCTCGCACCCATGGGCAG CCAGCTTCACCTACAACCTTGGGAAAGGAAATGGCAATTTTTGCATTCAGGTTAAGTCAAGAAAAGCaggatatttcaaaaattaaaatacttGGGAAGTTTGCTGGTGCTGTTGGAAACTATAATGCACATCTTGTGGCGTATCCTGATATCAACTGGCCGCAAGTTGCAGAGGAATTTGTGGCATCTCTTGGAATTGATTTCAATCCCTATGTGCCTCAA ATTGAACCTCATGACTACATGGCCAAACTTTTTCATTCTATAATCCAGTTTAACAACATTCTAGTTGATTTTGATAGAGACATCTGGGGATATTTCTCTTTAGGTTACTTCAAGCAG ATAACTAAAGCTGGTGAGATTGGATCTTCTACAATGCCTCACAAGGTTAACccaattgattttgaaaatagcGAAGGAAATCTTGGAGTGGCTAATGGAGATTTGTCCCATTTAAGCATGAAGTTACCTATTTCACGTTGGCAG AGGGACTTGACTGATTCTACTGTTTTGAGAAACATGGGTGTGGGTTTAGGACACTCTCTTCTAGCCTACAAGAATACATTAACGGGCATTGGAAAGCTTCAG CTGACAATTGGTGGCCTCTAA